Proteins encoded by one window of Melospiza melodia melodia isolate bMelMel2 chromosome 9, bMelMel2.pri, whole genome shotgun sequence:
- the LOC134422278 gene encoding C-type lectin domain family 2 member H-like has translation MCPGSEAPGQRIMRGTTRRQRSHSCHRPPEPPHGRHQQRPLTVSLSGCHQRGCKAVPEAKLPKDLPAALLMSREQEPQVPVTPATPPSLLGCPHGWVGYNGVCYYFSRDYSTWEQGQERCSELNASLAIAKDEEAMDLLFRLCGNVDFWLGLRRRGERLHWGDGSSYSSR, from the exons ATGTGCCCGGGCTCCGAGGCGCCGGGGCAGAGAATCATGCGGGGCACAACG CGGCGAcagcgcagccacagctgccaccgccCTCCTGAGCCCCCGCACGGCCGGCACCAGCAGCGACCTCTCACCGTGTCCCTTTCAGGGTGCCATCAGCGCGGCTGCAAAGCTGTTCCCGAGGCCAAGCTCCCAAAGGATCTGCCCGCAGCACTCCTGATGTCTCGAGAACAAG AACCACAGGTTCCAGTCACACCTGCCACTCCGCCGTCTCTTCtgggctgtccccatggctgggTTGGGTACAATGGGGTCTGCTACTACTTCTCACGGGATTACAGCACGTGGGAGCAGGGTCAGGAACGGTGCTCCGAGCTCAATGCCTCCCTGGCCATTGCCAAGGATGAGGAGGCCATG GATTTGCTCTTCCGCCTCTGTGGGAACGTCGATTTCTGGCTCGGGCTGCGCAGACGGGGCGAGCGCCTGCACTGGGGGGACGGCAGCAGCTACAGCTCCCGGTGA